One genomic region from Parafrankia discariae encodes:
- a CDS encoding ABC transporter permease: MTRYLFGRFLQGVFVLWAAFTLSFVVLYALPSDPAAIMIGPSNSLTPAELAARHHELGLDRSLPEQYFGRLGDLLHGDLGRSVQSGQPVRELIADALPQTAAITGLGLVVGVSLGVGVAVAATLTRRRWLRQTLLTLPPLGVAVPSFLLGLLLLQWFSFQWQLFPAIGNSGWRSLVLPAFTISLQPAALIAQLLARSLDNELRQNYIDLARAKGAGPARVNVRHALRNAALPALTIAGILVGGLLAGAIVVEVVFSRNGLGRISQAAVDSQDLPVVQGVVLLGSAVFVAVNLLVDLLYPLLDPRIARDGSAARRAPEAVAAGPAPSVT, encoded by the coding sequence ATGACGCGTTATCTGTTCGGGCGGTTCCTGCAGGGCGTCTTCGTTCTCTGGGCCGCGTTCACGCTCTCGTTCGTCGTGCTCTACGCGTTGCCGAGCGATCCGGCGGCGATCATGATCGGGCCGAGTAACTCCCTCACCCCGGCCGAGCTCGCGGCCCGCCACCACGAGCTCGGCCTGGACCGGTCCCTGCCCGAGCAGTACTTCGGGCGGCTGGGAGACCTCCTGCACGGCGACCTGGGCCGGTCGGTGCAGTCCGGCCAACCGGTACGGGAGCTGATCGCCGACGCCCTGCCGCAGACCGCCGCCATCACGGGGCTGGGCCTGGTGGTCGGGGTGTCCCTCGGTGTCGGTGTCGCGGTCGCGGCGACACTGACCCGCCGGCGCTGGCTGCGCCAGACGCTGCTCACCCTCCCGCCGCTCGGCGTGGCGGTCCCGAGCTTCCTCCTCGGTCTGCTGCTGCTGCAGTGGTTCTCGTTCCAGTGGCAGCTGTTCCCGGCCATCGGGAACAGCGGCTGGCGCAGCCTGGTGCTGCCCGCCTTCACGATCTCGCTGCAGCCCGCCGCCCTGATCGCGCAGCTGCTGGCGCGGAGCCTGGACAACGAGCTGCGGCAGAACTACATCGACCTGGCCAGGGCGAAGGGGGCCGGGCCGGCGCGGGTGAACGTCCGGCACGCGCTGCGCAACGCCGCGCTGCCGGCGCTGACCATCGCCGGCATCCTGGTGGGCGGGCTGCTCGCCGGCGCGATCGTGGTGGAGGTCGTGTTCTCCCGCAACGGGCTCGGCCGGATCTCCCAGGCCGCGGTCGACAGCCAGGATCTGCCGGTGGTGCAGGGTGTGGTCCTGCTCGGCTCGGCGGTCTTCGTCGCCGTCAACCTGCTCGTCGATCTGCTGTACCCGCTGCTCGATCCCCGCATAGCCCGGGACGGGAGCGCGGCCCGCCGTGCGCCGGAGGCGGTCGCGGCCGGTCCGGCCCCGTCCGTCACCTGA
- a CDS encoding SAM-dependent methyltransferase yields the protein MAQPTSALAAEVGKFYDHLTTYQTAQDEDLNFHFGYWDVPPDGAPPAPGTDVAELEAAAERLTEVMIEKIRVRAGDRVLDVGSGSGIPAVRLTRATGASVVGISISREQVRRSTERAHEENLTDRLEFEYADAAELPFGPDSFDAAWALESIIHVPDRAQVLREIARVVRPGGRFVATDIFERSPVPAEKRGAVDNFYSGLLLGPSVRFDDYPALLRGAGLRPLEIIDVSEQVIAQSFQLLAERIRRDRENLDDLLGDELYQRLASTGVDGLHEIGYLVVVAERPAG from the coding sequence ATGGCGCAGCCCACGAGCGCGCTCGCGGCGGAGGTCGGGAAGTTCTACGACCACCTCACGACCTACCAGACCGCTCAGGACGAGGACCTCAACTTCCATTTCGGATACTGGGACGTGCCGCCGGACGGCGCACCGCCCGCCCCCGGCACGGACGTCGCCGAGCTCGAGGCGGCGGCCGAACGCCTCACCGAGGTGATGATCGAGAAGATCCGGGTCCGGGCCGGGGACCGGGTGCTGGACGTGGGCTCGGGCTCCGGCATCCCCGCCGTTCGCCTGACCCGTGCCACCGGGGCCTCGGTCGTCGGGATCTCGATCAGCCGGGAGCAGGTGCGGCGCTCGACCGAACGGGCGCACGAGGAGAATCTCACCGACCGGCTGGAGTTCGAGTACGCCGACGCCGCCGAACTTCCCTTCGGCCCGGATTCCTTCGACGCCGCCTGGGCGCTGGAATCCATCATTCACGTCCCCGACCGGGCCCAGGTGCTGCGGGAGATCGCCCGGGTAGTCCGGCCGGGCGGTCGTTTCGTCGCCACCGACATCTTCGAGCGTTCGCCCGTCCCGGCGGAGAAGCGCGGCGCGGTCGACAACTTCTACTCCGGCCTGCTGCTGGGGCCGAGTGTCCGGTTCGACGACTATCCGGCGCTGCTGCGCGGGGCGGGGCTGCGCCCGCTGGAAATCATCGACGTCAGCGAGCAGGTGATCGCGCAGTCGTTCCAGCTGCTCGCCGAGCGGATCCGCCGGGACAGGGAGAACCTCGACGACCTGCTCGGCGACGAGCTTTACCAGCGTCTCGCCAGCACGGGTGTGGACGGCCTCCACGAGATCGGCTACCTCGTCGTGGTGGCGGAGCGCCCAGCCGGATAA
- a CDS encoding hydantoinase/oxoprolinase family protein, whose amino-acid sequence MAGGEYRIAVDVGGTFTDLVLRRPDGTEAVHKTSSVPRNPAQAVVAGLTALAAAEGLAPHELLGRTGTLVHGTTITTNALLTGTGARTGLVTTAGLRDVLPARQGSREDQFASKSAPPPPLVPRHLVLPVRERVDRTGRVVTPLDESDVRRAAGRLRAAEVEAVAVSFVFSYLFAGHERRAAAILARELPGVFVTTASRLVPQVRMFERTTTTALNAYVGPVLRDYLDGLARRLAELGYRGRVLIMQSNGGVVGLEQATGRAVETLLSGPAGAPAAVAETVRALGARGTIDTITIDMGGTSFEASLAHGGHTETTGGGSLAGHPVCLPALDISTVGAGGGSVAWVTAGGLPRVGPRSAGAEPGPASYGRGGTEPTVTDADLLLGYLDPDGFSDGIMLSRDAARRAVGGLVERLATGSRASRVPDGAVPDGAVPDGAVPDGAVIEAAAGVHRAVNAAMADSLRLLTGRRGLDPRRFALVAAGGAGPVHAVEIARELGIPLVVVPAGASVLCARGMLRTDLVRHYVRTVRPDPADPGAPPTPSALDTAFRGMTAEALDDLSPHLTGSSRPRFLRSADLRYAGQVHEIPVPFTDPGAPAGPAGAGDAGLADLLERFHDEHELRYGYRRPELLVEIVNLRLVARIPTLPPVAPTAPASAVPASVVPVVPALPTSRDPPRAVARRRAVWFDGGFREVDVHDPAALRPGTRQPGPALVAHPASTVVVPPGYVFELAEDGSVLVFAATDTASAVLHRLGLASTGAVGAPAAG is encoded by the coding sequence ATGGCGGGCGGGGAGTACCGCATCGCGGTGGACGTCGGTGGGACCTTCACCGACCTCGTCCTGCGCCGCCCGGACGGGACGGAGGCCGTCCACAAGACGAGCTCGGTCCCGCGGAACCCGGCTCAGGCGGTCGTCGCCGGGCTCACCGCGTTGGCCGCCGCCGAAGGGCTGGCGCCGCACGAGCTGCTCGGCCGTACCGGGACCCTCGTCCACGGCACGACGATCACCACGAACGCCCTGCTCACCGGCACGGGCGCGCGCACCGGGCTGGTCACGACCGCCGGCCTGCGCGATGTGCTGCCGGCCCGGCAGGGTAGCCGCGAGGATCAGTTCGCCTCGAAGTCCGCGCCGCCACCGCCCCTGGTTCCCCGCCATCTCGTCCTGCCCGTCCGGGAGCGGGTGGACCGGACGGGCCGCGTGGTGACGCCCCTGGACGAGTCCGACGTGCGCCGCGCGGCCGGCCGGCTGCGCGCCGCCGAGGTGGAGGCCGTGGCGGTGAGCTTCGTCTTCTCCTACCTGTTCGCCGGGCACGAGCGGCGGGCCGCGGCGATCCTCGCGCGGGAGCTGCCGGGGGTCTTCGTCACCACGGCGTCCCGGCTCGTCCCGCAGGTGCGGATGTTCGAACGGACCACGACCACGGCGCTCAACGCCTACGTCGGCCCCGTCCTGCGGGACTACCTCGACGGGCTCGCGCGGCGACTGGCGGAGCTCGGGTACCGGGGCCGGGTACTGATCATGCAGTCGAACGGCGGCGTCGTCGGGCTGGAACAGGCCACCGGCCGCGCGGTCGAGACGCTGCTCTCCGGGCCGGCCGGGGCGCCGGCGGCGGTCGCCGAGACCGTGCGCGCCCTCGGCGCGCGGGGCACGATCGACACCATCACGATCGACATGGGCGGGACGAGCTTCGAGGCCAGCCTGGCCCACGGCGGGCACACCGAGACCACCGGCGGCGGTTCGCTGGCCGGGCATCCGGTCTGCCTGCCCGCGCTGGACATCAGCACCGTCGGCGCCGGCGGCGGGTCGGTGGCCTGGGTGACCGCGGGCGGGCTGCCGCGTGTCGGCCCGCGCAGCGCCGGGGCCGAGCCAGGTCCGGCCAGCTACGGGCGCGGCGGTACCGAGCCGACGGTGACCGATGCCGACCTGCTGCTCGGCTACCTCGACCCGGACGGGTTCAGCGACGGGATCATGCTCTCCCGCGACGCCGCCCGCCGCGCCGTCGGCGGACTCGTCGAGCGCCTCGCCACCGGGAGCCGCGCCAGCCGGGTGCCCGACGGTGCGGTGCCCGACGGTGCGGTGCCCGACGGTGCGGTGCCCGACGGCGCGGTGATCGAGGCGGCCGCCGGTGTGCACCGCGCGGTGAACGCGGCGATGGCCGACAGCCTGCGCCTGCTGACCGGGCGCCGGGGCCTCGACCCGCGGCGGTTCGCCCTGGTGGCCGCGGGGGGCGCCGGTCCTGTCCATGCCGTCGAGATCGCCCGTGAGCTCGGAATCCCACTGGTCGTCGTCCCGGCCGGTGCCTCCGTCCTGTGCGCCCGCGGGATGCTGCGGACCGACCTCGTCCGCCACTACGTGCGGACCGTCCGCCCCGACCCGGCGGACCCGGGCGCGCCGCCGACCCCATCGGCCCTGGACACGGCCTTCCGCGGGATGACCGCCGAAGCGCTGGACGACCTGAGTCCCCACCTGACCGGGTCGAGCCGGCCCAGGTTCCTCCGGAGCGCGGACCTGCGCTACGCCGGTCAGGTCCACGAGATCCCCGTCCCCTTCACCGACCCCGGCGCGCCTGCCGGGCCTGCCGGGGCCGGTGACGCCGGGCTGGCGGATCTCCTTGAGCGGTTCCACGACGAGCACGAGCTGCGCTACGGGTACCGGCGTCCTGAGCTCCTGGTGGAGATCGTCAACCTTCGCCTGGTCGCCCGCATCCCGACGCTCCCGCCGGTGGCACCCACTGCGCCCGCTTCCGCCGTGCCCGCCTCCGTTGTGCCCGTTGTGCCCGCCCTGCCCACCTCGCGCGACCCGCCCCGCGCCGTGGCGCGCCGGCGCGCGGTGTGGTTCGACGGCGGCTTCCGCGAAGTGGACGTCCACGACCCGGCGGCGCTGCGCCCCGGCACTCGCCAGCCGGGCCCGGCGTTGGTCGCGCACCCCGCGAGCACCGTGGTCGTCCCACCCGGGTACGTCTTCGAGCTGGCCGAGGACGGAAGCGTCCTCGTCTTCGCGGCCACCGACACCGCGAGCGCCGTCCTGCACCGGCTCGGGCTGGCGAGCACAGGCGCGGTCGGCGCGCCGGCGGCCGGATGA
- a CDS encoding HAF repeat-containing protein: protein MAVAAGLLGVAVTAAPASAAAEPGGAAETPAGSETPAAAGTPAAAETAGAPRVSVTDVGAPDRLATNLFPEDLNDSGVVTGYGLLGGPQPFQAFTWADGTLTPLNAPSADPGAFSFPVALNNRGQVVGFTTVGGTAHSLRWDGVDPTDISAAGGNSHPLAVNDAGQVLLTEGGGAALWTAGNRAAVAPFPVTNAVGLNGSGQVFGTGRAAGGDATDHAFVWTPTATTDVGPFGLTTTTTDLNDSGQLIGYGALAQSPNRTHSFVWTPARAGRQATRTDLGTLAGLETEARDISNSGHIVGRSGTASGWHAVRWQGGRLADLGVLPGGTSSEALAVNETGQAAGWGVARDGRPHAILWKRDRPIDLGVPAGFTQSFAIDINAAGKVLGYAIDETGGVHSFVWTVTGG from the coding sequence GTGGCCGTCGCGGCCGGCCTGCTCGGGGTCGCTGTGACCGCCGCGCCGGCATCCGCGGCCGCGGAGCCGGGCGGCGCGGCCGAGACGCCGGCGGGGAGTGAGACGCCGGCGGCGGCCGGGACGCCCGCGGCGGCCGAGACGGCCGGCGCCCCGCGGGTGAGCGTCACCGATGTCGGCGCGCCGGACCGGCTGGCCACGAACCTCTTCCCCGAGGACCTCAACGACTCCGGAGTCGTCACGGGCTACGGCCTGCTCGGCGGCCCCCAGCCCTTCCAGGCGTTCACCTGGGCCGACGGAACGCTCACCCCGTTGAACGCGCCGAGCGCCGACCCGGGGGCGTTCAGCTTCCCGGTCGCGCTGAACAACCGCGGCCAGGTCGTCGGCTTCACCACCGTCGGCGGGACGGCGCACTCGCTGCGCTGGGACGGCGTGGACCCGACCGACATCTCCGCGGCCGGCGGCAACAGTCATCCGCTCGCCGTGAACGACGCCGGCCAGGTCCTGCTGACCGAGGGCGGCGGCGCGGCGCTGTGGACCGCCGGGAACCGGGCGGCGGTCGCGCCGTTCCCGGTCACGAACGCCGTGGGTCTCAACGGTTCGGGACAGGTGTTCGGCACCGGCCGGGCCGCCGGCGGTGACGCCACCGACCACGCCTTCGTCTGGACGCCGACCGCGACCACCGACGTCGGCCCGTTCGGTCTCACCACCACCACGACCGACCTCAACGACAGCGGCCAGCTGATCGGGTACGGCGCCCTGGCGCAGAGCCCCAACCGCACCCACTCCTTCGTCTGGACCCCGGCGCGGGCCGGCCGGCAGGCCACCCGCACCGACCTGGGCACCCTGGCCGGCCTGGAGACCGAGGCCCGCGACATCAGCAACTCCGGGCACATCGTCGGGCGCAGCGGCACCGCCTCCGGTTGGCATGCCGTGCGCTGGCAGGGCGGCCGTCTCGCCGACCTCGGCGTCCTGCCGGGCGGGACCTCCAGCGAGGCGCTCGCCGTCAACGAGACCGGGCAGGCCGCCGGCTGGGGCGTCGCCCGCGACGGGCGGCCACATGCCATCCTGTGGAAGCGGGACCGCCCGATCGACCTCGGGGTACCCGCTGGCTTCACCCAGAGCTTCGCCATCGACATCAACGCCGCCGGCAAGGTGCTCGGCTACGCGATCGACGAGACGGGCGGCGTCCACAGCTTCGTCTGGACGGTGACCGGGGGATGA
- a CDS encoding TIGR03618 family F420-dependent PPOX class oxidoreductase: MTDTETAAAPEGSAPRAYGPGRGPGALALTDDRLSQIVAAHQMGALASNRRDGHPHLSTVAYSWDPAERTIRISTTEDRLKVRLLRRDPRAALYVTAPDHLSFAVAQGTVELSEVSSVPGDPAGRELLALQPPFADPALEGEFLRNMAADRRLVIRLRVSRLYGTALDIPGPPA; this comes from the coding sequence ATGACGGACACGGAAACGGCCGCCGCGCCGGAGGGATCGGCCCCGCGGGCCTACGGCCCCGGCCGTGGCCCCGGGGCGCTCGCGCTCACCGACGACCGGCTCAGCCAGATCGTCGCCGCCCACCAGATGGGCGCGCTCGCGTCGAACAGGCGCGACGGCCACCCGCACCTGTCGACGGTCGCCTACAGCTGGGACCCGGCGGAACGCACGATCCGGATCAGCACCACCGAGGACCGGCTGAAGGTGCGCCTGCTGCGGCGTGACCCGCGCGCCGCGCTGTACGTGACCGCGCCCGACCACCTCTCGTTCGCGGTGGCCCAGGGCACGGTCGAGCTCTCCGAGGTGAGCTCGGTGCCGGGCGACCCCGCCGGGCGCGAGCTGCTGGCGCTGCAGCCACCGTTCGCCGACCCGGCGCTGGAGGGCGAGTTCCTGCGGAACATGGCGGCCGACCGCCGGCTGGTCATCCGGCTGCGTGTCAGCCGGCTCTACGGCACCGCGCTCGACATTCCCGGGCCGCCCGCCTGA
- a CDS encoding TIGR03618 family F420-dependent PPOX class oxidoreductase → MGVTLDDKTRSWLDAQNLPVIATVNDDGSPHSSIILVKRDDDDQLYFVTHVGRRTERNISRDPRVNLSLYPRDDPYTSVEIRGVAEVLDIDGNKLADELTLKYLDELHDVDDNTRVAIRFTPQKVIHFPDPKNPPPRPRPQQ, encoded by the coding sequence ATGGGTGTGACACTCGACGACAAAACACGGTCGTGGCTGGACGCGCAGAACCTCCCGGTCATCGCAACGGTGAACGACGACGGCAGTCCGCACTCCTCGATAATCCTGGTCAAGCGGGACGACGACGACCAGCTGTACTTCGTGACCCACGTCGGCCGGCGGACCGAACGGAACATCTCCCGTGACCCGCGGGTCAACCTGTCGCTCTACCCCCGGGACGATCCCTACACCTCCGTGGAGATCCGCGGGGTGGCCGAGGTGCTCGACATCGACGGGAACAAGCTGGCCGACGAGCTCACCCTCAAGTATCTCGACGAGCTGCACGACGTCGACGACAACACCAGGGTGGCCATCCGGTTCACCCCGCAGAAGGTGATTCACTTCCCCGACCCGAAGAACCCGCCGCCGCGTCCCCGCCCGCAGCAGTAG
- a CDS encoding LLM class flavin-dependent oxidoreductase encodes MKFIGLSALAHSPDLETGRLPSETEVVRRAVETAVLFEQLGFDGFGFGERHHPPFLSTSPTVLLGHIAALTSRIRLFTGVTLLSVLDPVRVAEDYATIDHLSGGRVEMIIGKGSGPQQAELFGMTRDQQRDALNEKFRLLHRLWTEHDVSWRGTTRPELDRVTTLPRPVPRPGGARPRIWHGGGTSPDSVDLAAEYGDPVMFSNASAPTEKYTWLSDHYAQRWEAYGRDPAALYTGAGTTAYYSAPTSQQALADFRPIFEARLRAQSGIGMPPDFPTLEDFVERSSALIGSPAQVIEKVERDAALLGNSALIFSVEAEGLSRDQRRASFELFATDIAPTLRTSVPDPPWPAA; translated from the coding sequence GTGAAGTTCATCGGCCTGTCGGCACTCGCGCACTCGCCGGATCTGGAGACCGGCCGGCTGCCGTCGGAAACCGAGGTCGTGCGCCGCGCGGTCGAGACGGCCGTGCTGTTCGAACAGCTGGGATTCGACGGTTTCGGGTTCGGCGAGCGCCACCACCCCCCGTTCCTGTCGACGTCCCCGACCGTCCTGCTGGGCCACATCGCCGCGCTGACGTCCCGGATCCGCCTGTTCACCGGCGTGACCCTGCTGTCGGTCCTCGACCCGGTCCGGGTCGCCGAGGACTACGCGACCATCGACCACCTCTCCGGCGGCCGGGTCGAGATGATCATCGGCAAGGGTTCCGGCCCCCAGCAGGCCGAACTGTTCGGGATGACCCGGGACCAACAGCGTGACGCCCTCAACGAGAAGTTCCGCCTGCTGCACCGGCTGTGGACCGAGCATGACGTGAGCTGGCGCGGCACCACCCGCCCGGAACTGGACCGGGTGACCACCCTGCCCCGGCCGGTACCCCGCCCCGGCGGAGCCCGGCCGCGGATCTGGCACGGCGGCGGCACGTCCCCCGACTCGGTCGACCTCGCCGCCGAGTACGGCGACCCGGTGATGTTCTCCAACGCGTCCGCGCCCACCGAGAAGTACACCTGGCTGTCCGACCACTACGCCCAGCGCTGGGAGGCCTACGGCCGCGACCCGGCCGCGCTCTACACCGGCGCCGGGACGACCGCCTACTACAGCGCACCCACCTCCCAGCAGGCACTGGCCGACTTCCGGCCGATCTTCGAAGCCCGGCTGCGGGCCCAGAGCGGCATCGGCATGCCACCGGACTTCCCCACCCTGGAGGATTTCGTCGAGCGCAGCTCGGCCCTCATCGGCAGCCCCGCGCAGGTCATCGAGAAGGTCGAGCGCGACGCCGCCCTGCTCGGGAACAGCGCGCTGATCTTCAGCGTGGAGGCCGAGGGGCTCAGCCGCGACCAGCGTCGGGCCAGCTTCGAGCTGTTCGCCACCGACATCGCGCCGACGCTGCGGACCTCCGTCCCCGACCCGCCGTGGCCCGCCGCGTGA